A genomic region of Arvicola amphibius chromosome X, mArvAmp1.2, whole genome shotgun sequence contains the following coding sequences:
- the Slc6a8 gene encoding sodium- and chloride-dependent creatine transporter 1: MAKKSAENGIYSVSGDEKKGPLIVPRPDGAPAKGDGPTGLGPPGGRLAVPPRETWTRQMDFIMSCVGFAVGLGNVWRFPYLCYKNGGGVFLIPYVLIALVGGIPIFFLEISLGQFMKAGSINVWNICPLFKGLGYASMVIVFYCNTYYIMVLAWGFYYLVKSFTTTLPWATCGHTWNTPDCVEIFRHEDCANASLANLTCDQLADRRSPVIEFWENKVLRLSTGLEVPGALNWEVTLCLLACWVLVYFCVWKGVKSTGKIVYFTATFPYVVLVVLLVRGVLLPGALDGIVYYLKPDWSKLGSPQVWIDAGTQIFFSYAIGLGALTALGSYNRFNNNCYKDAIILALINSGTSFFAGFVVFSILGFMATEQGVHISKVAESGPGLAFIAYPRAVTLMPVAPLWAALFFFMLLLLGLDSQFVGVEGFITGLLDLLPASYYFRFQREISVALCCVLCFVIDLSMVTDGGMYVFQLFDYYSASGTTLLWQAFWECVVVAWVYGADRFMDDIACMIGYRPCPWMKWCWSFFTPLVCMGIFIFNIVYYEPLVYNNTYVYPWWGEAIGWAFALSSMLCVPLHLLGCLLRAKGTMAERWQHLTQPIWGLHHLEYRAQDADVRGLTTLTPVSESSKVVVVESVM, translated from the exons ATGGCGAAGAAGAGCGCCGAGAACGGTATCTATAGTGTGTCTGGTGACGAAAAGAAGGGTCCTCTCATCGTGCCCCGGCCCGATGGTGCCCCAGCCAAGGGCGATGGCCCCACGGGCCTTGGGCCGCCCGGCGGCCGCCTTGCCGTGCCACCACGAGAGACCTGGACACGCCAGATGGACTTCATCATGTCGTGCGTGGGCTTCGCCGTGGGCCTGGGGAACGTGTGGCGCTTCCCCTACCTGTGCTACAAGAACGGTGGAG GTGTGTTCCTTATTCCCTACGTCCTGATTGCCCTGGTTGGAGGAatccccattttcttcctggaaatctCACTGGGCCAGTTCATGAAGGCCGGCAGCATCAATGTCTGGAATATCTGCCCCCTATTCAAAG GCCTGGGCTATGCCTCCATGGTGATTGTCTTCTACTGCAACACCTACTACATCATGGTGCTGGCCTGGGGCTTCTATTACCTGGTCAAGTCATTCACCACCACTTTGCCCTGGGCCACGTGTGGCCACACCTGGAACACTCCTGACTGTGTGGAGATCTTTCGCCATGAAGACTGTGCCAATGCCAGCCTGGCCAACCTCACATGTGACCAGCTTGCTGACCGTCGATCACCTGTCATTGAGTTCTGGGA GAACAAAGTCTTGAGGCTCTCTACGGGGCTGGAGGTGCCAGGGGCCCTCAACTGGGAGGTGACCCTGTGCCTGCTGGCCTGCTGGGTGCTGGTCTACTTCTGTGTGTGGAAAGGAGTCAAGTCAACAGGAAAG ATTGTGTACTTCACTGCTACATTCCCCTACGTGGTCCTTGTCGTGCTGCTCGTGCGAGGGGTGCTGCTGCCTGGAGCCCTGGATGGCATCGTCTACTATCTCAAACCTGACTGGTCGAAGCTGGGGTCCCCTCAG GTATGGATAGATGCCGGGACCCAGATTTTCTTCTCTTACGCCATCGGCCTGGGGGCCCTCACAGCCCTAGGCAGCTACAATCGCTTCAACAACAACTGCTACAA ggACGCCATCATCCTGGCACTCATCAACAGTGGGACCAGCTTCTTTGCTGGGTTTGTGGTCTTCTCCATCCTGGGCTTTATGGCCACAGAGCAGGGTGTGCACATCTCCAAGGTGGCAGAATCAG GGCCTGGTCTAGCCTTCATTGCCTACCCACGGGCTGTCACACTGATGCCTGTGGCCCCACTCTGGGCTGCCTTGTTCTTCTTCATGCTGCTGCTGCTCGGTCTGGACAGCCAG TTTGTAGGTGTGGAGGGCTTCATCACCGGGCTACTGGATCTCCTCCCGGCCTCCTACTACTTCCGTTTCCAAAGGGAGATCTCCGTGGCTCTCTGCTGTGTCCTCTGTTTTGTCATCGATCTCTCCATGGTGACTGAT GGCGGCATGTACGTCTTCCAGCTCTTTGACTACTACTCAGCTAGTGGCACTACCCTGCTGTGGCAAGCCTTTTGGGAGTGTGTGGTGGTGGCTTGGGTTTACG GAGCTGACCGTTTCATGGATGACATTGCCTGTATGATTGGGTACCGACCTTGCCCCTGGATGAAATGGTGCTGGTCCTTTTTCACCCCATTGGTCTGCATG GGCATCTTTATCTTCAATATTGTATACTATGAGCCGCTGGTCTACAACAATACTTACGTGTACCCATGGTGGGGCGAAGCCATTGGCTGGGCCTTTGCACTCTCTTCCATGCTGTGTGTGCCCCTCCACCTCCTGGGCTGTCTCCTCAGGGCAAAAGGAACCATGGCAGAG CGCTGGCAGCACTTGACCCAGCCTATCTGGGGCCTCCACCACTTGGAATACAGAGCTCAGGATGCAGATGTCAGGGGCCTGACCACCCTGACTCCAGTGTCTGAAAGCAGCAAGGTCGTCGTGGTGGAGAGTGTCATGTGA
- the Pnck gene encoding calcium/calmodulin-dependent protein kinase type 1B produces MPLLSKMDADMLLLKKQTEDISSVYEIREKLGSGAFSEVMLAQERGSAHLVALKCIPKKALRGKEALVENEIAVLRRISHPNIVALEDVHESPSHLYLAMELVTGGELFDRIMERGSYTEKDASHLVGQVLGAVSYLHSLGIVHRDLKPENLLYATPFEDSKIMVSDFGLSKIQAGNMLGTACGTPGYVAPELLEQKPYGKAVDVWALGVISYILLCGYPPFYDESDPELFSQILRASYEFDSPFWDDISESAKDFIRHLLERDPQKRFTCQQALQHLWISGDAALDKDILGSVSEQIQKNFARTHWKRAFNATSFLHHIRKLGQSPEGEEVSRQGRICYSHPGLGTSQSPNW; encoded by the exons atgcctctcctctccaagatggacgcag ACATGCTGCTGCTCAAGAAACAGACGGAGGACATCAGCAGTGTCTATGAGATCCGGGAGAAGCTGGGCTC GGGTGCCTTCTCCGAGGTGATGCTGGCCCAGGAAAGGGGCTCTGCTCATCTTGTGGCCCTCAAGTGCATCCCCAAGAAAGCCCTTCGGGGCAAGGAGGCTCTGGTGGAGAATGAGATTGCGGTACTCCGCAG GATCAGCCACCCCAACATTGTGGCTCTGGAAGACGTTCATGAGAGCCCTTCTCACCTCTACTTGGCCATGGAGCT GGTGACCGGTGGTGAACTGTTTGACCGCATCATGGAGCGGGGCTCCTACACGGAGAAGGATGCCAGCCACCTTGTAGGGCAGGTCCTCGGGGCTGTCTCCTATCTTCATAGCCTGGGCATTGTGCACCGGGACCTCAAG CCTGAAAACCTCCTCTATGCCACACCCTTTGAGGACTCCAAGATCATGGTCTCTGACTTCGGCCTGTCCAAAATACAAGCTGGCAACATGCTAGGCACAGCCTGTGGGACCCCAGGATATGTGG CCCCAGAGCTCCTGGAGCAGAAACCCTACGGGAAGGCCGTAGATGTGTGGGCCCTGGGTGTCATCTCCTACATCCT GCTGTGTGGGTACCCCCCCTTCTACGACGAGAGCGACCCTGAACTCTTCAGCCAGATTCTGAGGGCCAGCTACGAGTTTGATTCTCCCTTTTGGGATGACATCTCAGAATCAG CCAAAGACTTCATCAGGCACCTGCTGGAGCGTGATCCCCAGAAGAGGTTCACCTGCCAACAGGCCTTACAGCATCTTTG GATCTCTGGGGATGCAGCCTTGGACAAAGACATCCTGGGTTCTGTCAGTGAACAGATCCAGAAGAATTTTGCCCGGACCCACTGGAAG CGAGCATTCAATGCCACATCGTTCCTACATCACATCCGTAAGCTGGGGCAGAGCCCAGAGGGTGAGGAGGTCTCCCGGCAGGGTAGGATCTGTTACAGCCACCCAGGCCTTGGGACTAGCCAGTCCCCCAACTGGTGA